A region of the Aerosakkonema funiforme FACHB-1375 genome:
AGATGAATCATACCCCCGAAAAACTGCAAACGTTCCTGGAGATTGCCACTGAAGCAGCTTTGGCTGCCGGTGCAGTTTTACAATCTTATTTGGGCACACTAGAAACGGTGGAAGAAAAAGGGCGTCCGGGGGATTTGTTAACGGCAGCAGATAAAGCCGCTGAAGCTACAATCCTAGAAATTTTAGATCGTCATTTTCCCAACCACTCAATTTTGGCAGAAGAATCCGGGCGACTGGGAAAAAACAAAAGTGAATACCTCTGGGCGATCGATCCGCTAGACGGTACTACCAACTTCGCTCACCAGTACCCATTTTTCGCCACCTCAATTGCATTGTTGATTGACGGAGTTCCCCAGGTGGGCGTTATTTACGATCCCTTTCACAACGAACTGTTTCGCGCAGCTAAAGGTTTGGGTGCAACGCGCAACCGGAGGCCCATCCGAGTTTCGCAAACATCGGAGTTGAGCAAGAGTCTGTTAGTGACGGGATTTGCTTACGATCGTCGCGAGACGGCTGACAACAACTACGCCGAGTTTTGCCACCTTACTCATCTTACCCAAGGCGTTCGGCGCAGCGGCTCGGCATCCCTGGATCTAGCTCATGTAGCTTGCGGACGCCTTGATGGATACTGGGAAAGAGGACTTTCTCCTTGGGATATGGCCGCAGGAGTGGTAATCGTCCAGGAAGCCGGTGGCAATGTTACCGCCTACGATGGCAGTTCGTTGCAAATTGATTCAGGCCGGATTTTGGCTACTAACGGTTATATTCATCACAACCTTAGTACCGAACTTATGCAGGTACGTCCTTTATCTGCCTGGAATAATGCCGTACATTCACGCTAGCGCATTAATAGAGGTGGCGAAGTACACTAGATTTAATCGCTTCATAAGTCGGAAACTACACTATGGCTCTTAATATTGAACGGGGACTATTCAAGTTTGATTTCACAGATCACCACGCAGTTTTAGGGGTACCTTTGGATGCAACGGCCAACGACGTTCGCAAACGGTATCTCAAAATTTCCCGTCGCTTGCATCCTGATAGCTGCATTGCGGAAAGCGAAGCAGTAAAACATCAGGCAAGTCAGTTCTTTGCCAAAATG
Encoded here:
- a CDS encoding inositol monophosphatase family protein, giving the protein MNHTPEKLQTFLEIATEAALAAGAVLQSYLGTLETVEEKGRPGDLLTAADKAAEATILEILDRHFPNHSILAEESGRLGKNKSEYLWAIDPLDGTTNFAHQYPFFATSIALLIDGVPQVGVIYDPFHNELFRAAKGLGATRNRRPIRVSQTSELSKSLLVTGFAYDRRETADNNYAEFCHLTHLTQGVRRSGSASLDLAHVACGRLDGYWERGLSPWDMAAGVVIVQEAGGNVTAYDGSSLQIDSGRILATNGYIHHNLSTELMQVRPLSAWNNAVHSR